The Deltaproteobacteria bacterium DNA window TTTAACTTAAATAAGTTAAATTCATTTCGACCATTCGAAATGAAACGATTGACAATTGCTATTTGACGCTTATCCTGAACTGAATTACCTCATTCCCGGACAGGCACTAATTAAATATCATAAAACAGGCGGAGGTGAGTATGCATATCGGTATCTCTATGAGCTGCCTTGATCATGATCGGCATACGAGGAGCGAGGCAAGAGACCTGGCGCTGAAGCTTCGCGAGCAGTTTGACCTGAGCAGTGTGGAGATCATTCTGGAAGGAATCGGAAGGCGTTTTGCCCCATACCCCTGGGAGTATGAGGAGGCGGAACTGAGGGAGCTGGAAGATTTTGTGAATCATTTTCAGTGCAAGGGGGCGCACCTGCCTTTTTATAACTTGAATGTAATTGCCGTAAATGAAAGGGTGCGCGAGGACGCCATGGAGCAGATACGACTGGCCATCGAGATAGCCAAGCGGCTGAAATTGGACTATGCGGTCATTCACGCCACCGGCAGTACCGAAGGGGTGGCTACTGATCGCGAACCACGCCGGCAATTCCTGGCCTTCTCCCGATGCGCCGCCTTTTGTGAGGGGTCCGGTTTGACGCTTTCCATTGAAAACGCAACCAACCTCCATGATATTAAGTCATGTGCGAAAATGATCCGCAGACTCAAGGACGAGGGCCTGCCCGTAGCCATGACCTTTGATACGGGTCACGCCAATATACCCAGAGCCTCTCAAGATGTGCCGGTGCCGGTTAAGCAATTTGGCGCCATGGCGGACGCGATCGAAAGCTGTTTCGACATTATTGATAACATCCACCTTCACAATAATCATGGTTCTTATGATCAGCACCTGGGTTTGCTGGACGGGAGTATTGATCTGAAGTCGTGCCTTAAACGCTTACGCTCCCTGAACTACCAAGGCAGCATCTCACTTGAGGTGAACTCCCAGGTGAAGGACATCACGAGTGAGC harbors:
- a CDS encoding sugar phosphate isomerase/epimerase; its protein translation is MHIGISMSCLDHDRHTRSEARDLALKLREQFDLSSVEIILEGIGRRFAPYPWEYEEAELRELEDFVNHFQCKGAHLPFYNLNVIAVNERVREDAMEQIRLAIEIAKRLKLDYAVIHATGSTEGVATDREPRRQFLAFSRCAAFCEGSGLTLSIENATNLHDIKSCAKMIRRLKDEGLPVAMTFDTGHANIPRASQDVPVPVKQFGAMADAIESCFDIIDNIHLHNNHGSYDQHLGLLDGSIDLKSCLKRLRSLNYQGSISLEVNSQVKDITSELATLKEWCTA